One window of the Labeo rohita strain BAU-BD-2019 chromosome 9, IGBB_LRoh.1.0, whole genome shotgun sequence genome contains the following:
- the LOC127170459 gene encoding interleukin-1 receptor type 2 encodes MIINRQCLFDFSTYIVMFSVRLFLTSALPLKDSCVVVSPEIPDYRVQGEAVIIRFPFLEDAINYRRLRVDNNSTFHIRHTNLRNESRVRSGRDQVMPTKRRILLLPSHPSDSGTYAYIFRTDTFCFTGSITVMIYEAEEPNMTVMPYSARAGEDTEIVCPHLKHFKRSENPKWYKDFQSTALPIGTGQYSINKGIILAIKNISVKDEGFYTCRLSVIFNNTQYNVSRTWRVQVSVPVSDGPAPEAVTCNSLSAFTSSSHSFPYIVFPANGSFTESHVGSHLVIQCMVSIGNQPAQSTDVTWLVNDQPVENSSLGGRAYQKDKSITGNHLEVQLVIFEILEEDNGTELKCICQNKDQKQEVVTQIKLKDSESLWLVVAAASSCFIVLVCVFAYHLSQRPQKRRDYVLARQSSSI; translated from the exons atgatcATCAACAGGCAG TGTCTCTTTGATTTCAGCACATATATTGTCATGTTTTCTGTGAGATTATTCCTGACCTCTGCACTGCCTCTAAAGG ACAGTTGTGTGGTTGTGAGTCCAGAGATCCCGGATTATCGAGTTCAAGGCGAAGCGGTTATCATCAGATTCCCTTTTCTTGAAGATGCAATTAATTACAGGAGATTGCGAGTGGACAACAATTCGACCTTCCACATCCGTCACACCAACCTGAGGAACGAGAGCCGTGTGAGGAGCGGCCGTGATCAGGTGATGCCGACCAAGCGCAGGATCCTGCTCCTCCCGTCTCACCCGTCAGACTCTGGAACCTACGCCTACATCTTCAG GACCGACACATTCTGCTTCACTGGGAGTATTACGGTAATGATCTATGAGGCAGAGGAGCCGAACATGACTGTAATGCCCTACAGCGCACGTGCAGGAGAAGATACAGAGATCGTTTGTCCCCATTTGAAACACTTCAAAAGGTCAGAAAATCCAAAGTGGTACAAG GATTTTCAGAGCACAGCTCTCCCTATTGGCACAGGACAGTATTCAATCAATAAAGGCATAATTCTGGCCATCAAAAACATCTCTGTCAAAGATGAGGGCTTCTACACTTGTAGGCTAAGTGTGATTTTCAACAATACCCAGTATAACGTGAGCAGGACCTGGAGAGTTCAAGTGTCAG tcCCAGTATCAGATGGTCCTGCACCGGAAGCTGTCACCTGTAACAGTCTCAGTGCTTTCACAT CATCAAGTCATTCATTCCCTTACATTGTCTTTCCTGCCAACGGATCCTTCACTGAAAGTCATGTAG GCTCACATTTGGTGATCCAGTGCATGGTGTCTATTGGAAACCAACCCGCTCAGTCCACAGATGTGACATGGCTGGTTAATGACCAGCCAGTTGAAAACTCTAGCCTGGGCGGACGTGCATATCAGAAGGATAAGAG TATCACAGGCAACCATCTTGAGGTGCAGCTGGTTATCTTTGAGATTCTGGAAGAGGACAATGGAACAGAACTGAAGTGCATATGTCAAAACAAAGACCAGAAACAGGAAGTTGTGACTCAAATCAAACTGAAAG ACTCAGAATCTTTGTGGTTGGTGGTAGCTGCTGCATCCTCCTGTTTCATAGTAttggtgtgtgtttttgcatatCATTTATCCCAGAGGCCACAGAAACGACGGGACTACGTTCTGGCTCGACAGAGCAGCTCCATTTGA